The Couchioplanes caeruleus sequence GGCGGACGTGGACCGCTTCCTGGCCGTGCTCCCGGGCGTGGTGGCCGGGATCCGGGAGGAGGCGGGGATGTGATCGAGGTGGACTCCCGCGGCCGGCGCTGCCCGCTGCCGATCATCGACCTGGCGAGGCGGATGCCGTCCGTGCCGGTCGGCGCGGTGGTGCGCGTCCTCGCCGACGACCCGGCCGCGGCCAACGACATCCCGGCGTGGTGCCGGATGAAGGGTCAGGAATATCTGGGCAGCCCCGCGCCGGACGCCTACGACGTCCGGCGGGTCACCTGAGGTAGTCGGCGACCGCCCCGACCGCGTCCACGGCCAGGGACGTGTCGACCACCAGGCGCGGACCGAGGTACGGCTCGTACTCGCTCTGCCGTTCCACGACCCGCACCCAGTCGGGGATGCCGTCGTGGGTGCGCTGGGCGTAGCGGGCCTCGACCCGGCGCCGGTGCTCGGCGTCGTCGCCGCAGACCACCTCGACGACGCGCAGCGGGACGCCCAGGCGCTCGGCCAGCTCGGTCCAGAGCTGCCGGGCCGCCTTCACCGGGCTGACCGCGTCGATGATCACACTGTGGCCCATGGTGAGCTGGGTCTCGGCGAGCGCCGCCACGACCCCGTACGCGGCATGGCCGGGACGGGGCTCGGTGACGTCGTAGGCCTGCAGGGTCTCGTCGACGGTGTCGACGGCGAGCACGGCGGCCGGCAGCACCGCGCCGACCTGCTGGGCGAGCGTGCTCTTTCCGACGCCCGGCAGGCCGGCGAAGACGGCGAGGACCATGCCTTTACGCGGGGAGGTGCGGGTGGATCTCGGCGGCGGCCGCGTCACCGTACGAGTCGGCGAAGCGCTTGAGGAAGTCGTCGCTGCGGACGTCGTACTCCTGCGGGCCGACGGTCTCCAGGACCAGGGCGGCGAGCAGGGAGCCCACCTGCGCGGCCCGCTCGAGGCCGAGGCCCCAGCTGATCGCGGTGAAGAAGCCCGCCCGGAAGCCGTCGCCGACGCCGGTCGGGTCCTCGGGCACGACGTCGCGGGCGACCGGCACGTGCAGGGTCTCGATGCCGCGCCCGCTGATCTCCACGCCGTCCTTGCCCAGCGTGGTGACCCGGATCTTGACGTGCTCGAGGACCTGGTCGGCGCTCAGCCCGGCCTTGGTCTCCAGCAGCGACCGCTCGTACTCGTTGGTCATGAGGTATTCCGCGCCCGAGATCAGCGTCATCACGTCGCTGCCGTCCATGCGGGCGAGCTGCTGCGACGGGTCGGCCACGAAGGCGTAGCCGCGGGAGCGGCACTCCTGGGAGTGGCGGATCATCGCGGCCGGGTCGTTGGCGCCGACCAGGACCAGGTCGAGGCCGCCGACGCGGTCGGCGACCGGCTCCAGCTCGATGTTGCGGGCCTCGGACATCGCCCCGGCGTAGAACGAGGCGATCTGGTTGAGGTCGTCGTCGGTGGTGCACACGAAGCGGGCGGTGTGCGCGACCTCGCTGACGTAGACCGAGTCGCAGTCGACGCCGTGGCGCTCGAGCCACGAGCGGTAGTCGGCGAAGTCGGCACCGACCGCGCCGACCAGCAGCGGCCGCAGGCCGAGCTTGCCCATGCCGTACGCGATGTTCGACGCCACGCCGCCGCGGCGCACCACGAGGTCGTCGACGAGGAACGAGAGCGAGACCTTGTGGAGCTGATCGGCGATGAGCTGCTCGGCGAACTTGCCGGGGAAGTGCATCAGGTGGTCGGTGGCGATCGAGCCGGTGACGGCGATCTTCATGTCGGCCCTCGGGGGTCGGGTGCGATTACCCCCGGAGCCTACCGGCCGTTCGCACCCCCGACATCTTCGCGTCACGGGCAAGGGCCGCCCACCCCGGAAGGGGTGGACGGCCCTCGAAGTTCCCGCGGGTACGGCTCAGTGGAAGGAGTCGCCGCAGGCGCAGGAATTCTGCGCGTTCGGGTTGTCGATGGTGAAGCCCTGGGCGTCGATGCGGTCGGCGAAGTCGATCGTGGCACCGGCGAGGTACGGCGAGCTCATCCGGTCGACGACGACCTCGACACCGTCGAAGTCGGTGACCACGTCACCGTCGAGGGAACGCTCGTCGAAGAAGAGCTGGTAGCGCAGGCCGGAGCAGCCGCCGGGCTGCACGGCGATGCGCAGACGCAGGTCGTCACGGCCTTCCTGCTCGATCAGGGCCTTGACCTTGGTCGCCGCGACATCGGTCAAAATGACGCCGGTCGGCGCGGCCTTGGTGGCCTCGGTCGACTCGGTGTGCGATTCAGTGGTCACGTGCGGTTCTCCCTGCCGGTCCGGTGATGTGCCGTACCGGCTAACGCTAGCTCTGCCGGGCCTTATTCCCAATTCGGTACGGCGAGATGTCTGACACCCACGGTCACCGGCTCCGCGGTCATCGGCTCCGGCTCCGCGGTCATCGGCTCCACTGCCCGGCGAGCCGCGCCCCGATCTCCCGCAGCCCGCGGGCCGGCTCGGCCAGCGCTCTCTCCTCGGAGCCGAAGTGCTCCAGCAGCGCAAACGTCTCGGTGACGCCCGCGTTGGCCGCCTCGCGGTAGCCCGTCTCGTTGCGCCCGGCGACCACCACGCAGGGCAGGCCGCGGTCCCGGGCGGCGTTCGCGACGCCGGCGGCCACCTTGCCACGCAGCGACTGGTGGTCGAAGGATCCCTCCCCCGTGATCACCAGATCCGCCCGGTCGAGCTGCTCCTCCAGGCCGATGATCCGGGTGACGAGGTCGATACCGGACACCATCCGCGCGCCGAGGGCCAGCAGGGCGGCGCCGACCCCGCCGGCCGCGCCGGTACCCGGCATCGCCGCCAGGCCGTCGACCTCGAAGGCCCGTTCGAGTACGCCGGCGAAGTGCTCCAGCGCGGCGTCGAGGCGCAGCACGTCCTCCCTGGTCGCGCCCTTCTGGGGGCCGTACACGTTGCTGGCGCCGTGCAGGCCGATCAGGGGGTTGTCGACGTCGGTGGCGGCGACCAGGCGGACCTGGCGCAGGCGGGGCGGGCCCTCGAGGCGGTCCGCCGCGCCGAGGACGGCACCGCCGTACGGCAGCGCGTACCCGCCGACGTCGACCGGCCCGGCGCCCAGCGCGGCCAGCATCCCGGCGCCGGCGTCGTTGACCGCGGAGCCGCCCAGCCCGATGACCACCTCGACCGCGCCCGCCTCGACCGCGGCGGTCAGCAGCAGGCCCAGCCCGTACGAGGTGGCGGCGCCGGGATCGCGCTCCTGCCGGGTGAGCAGGTGCAGCCCGCAGGCCTGTGCGCTCTCGACGTACGCGGTGGCCCCCACCAGCAGGACCTCGCCGTGCACCGGGCGCCCCAGCGGGTCGACGGTGGCGACGGTGACGCGCCGGCCGTCCAGGGCGCCGCCGATCACCTCCGTGAAGCCGGGACCGCCGTCGGAGAGCGGCCGGAGCACGACCTCGTCGGCCGGCGCCGTCTCGCGCCAGCCATCGGCGACCGCGGCGGCCACCTCGGCGGCGCTCAGCGTTCCGGCGAACTTGTCGGGGCAGATGAGGACACGCACGAGGAGAAAGTACAGGTTTCGCACAGGCGCGCCGGGCAACCTTGTCTCTATGCCGACCCTCGTACAGCGCCTGCAGAAGTTCCTCCGCAGCCCCCAGGGGCAGCGCCTGATCACGGAGGGCCAGCGCCAGCTTGCCAAGCCGGAGAACCGGGCCCGGCTGCGGCGACTGATCGCCCGGCTGCAGAACCGCCGCCGCTAGTGGTCCACAACACCGCCTCGGCCATCCTGACAGGCGGCGGAGTTGTGGAAACATGGTTGTGTGACGTCGACCTGGACCGAACCCTCGAACACCCCTCTCGCGCTGCTGCTGCTCGGCAAGGGCACCGACCCGGCCAGTGAGCGCGGCGTCGACTGCCCCGGGGATCTCCCCGCGCCGAGCGACCCCGACCTGGTCGCCCGGGCCGCCGCCGCCAAGGCCGCGCTCGGCGACCGCGTGTTCGTGCTGGGCCACCACTACCAGCGCGACGAGGTCATCCAGTTCGCGGACGTCACCGGCGACTCCTTCAAGCTGGCCCGCGAGGCCGCCGCCAAGCCCGATGCGGAGTTCATCGTCTTCTGCGGCGTGCACTTCATGGCCGAGAGCGCCGACATCCTCACCACCGACGCGCAGCGGGTCGTCCTGCCCGACCTGGCGGCCGGCTGCTCGATGGCCGACATGGCCGTGCTGGGCCAGGTCGAGACGGCGTGGGACCACTTCACCGAGCTCGGCATCGTCGACCAGGTGGTCCCCGTCACCTACATGAACAGCTCGGCCGACATCAAGGGCTTCGTCGGCCGCAACGGCGGCGTGGTCTGCACGTCCTCCAACGCCAAGCGCGCCCTGGACTGGGCCTTCGAGCAGGGTCAGAAGGTGTTCTTCCTGCCCGACCAGCATCTGGGCCGCAACACCGCGGTGCTGGAGATGGGCTTCTCGCTCGACGACTGCGTGCTCTACGACCCGCACAAGCCGCACGGCGGGCTCACCCCGGAGCAGCTCCGCGACGCCAAGATGATCCTGTGGCGCGGGCACTGCTCGGTGCACGGGCGGTTCACGATCGACAGCGTCCGCGAGGTCCGCGAGCGGGTGCCCGGCGTCACCGTCCTGGTCCACCCGGAGTGCCGGCACGACGTCGTACGCGCCGCGGACATGGTCGGCTCGACCGAATACATCATCAAGGCGCTGGATGCCGCGCCCGCCGGTTCGGCGTGGGCGGTCGGCACGGAGCTCAACCTGGTCCGCCGGTTGGCCCTGGCCCACCCGGACAAACAGATCATGTTCCTCGACAAGACGGTCTGCTACTGCTCCACGATGAACCGCATCGATCTGCCGCACCTCGTGTGGGCGCTGGAGGAGCTCGTGGCGGGCCGCGTGCCCAACCAGATCACGGTCGACGAGGACACCGCGAAGTTCGCCCGGATCGCCCTCGATCAGATGCTGGCGCTCCCTTAGTCCTTAACTCTCTGTAACCAACGGCGAGCCCTGTGCTCGCCGTTGTCTTTTTGTTGCCTTAATCATCCGGTATTCGTGCCACCTTGGGCGGTGTGATGATTTCTGCAACGGTCACGCAGCGCTATGCTGCCCGGGCGGCTGCCGCGGGACCCATCACACGCGCAGCACCTAGTCCCGCTCCGGACGCCCCCCGCGTCCGACTCTGGAGGTTGCGTTGACCGACGACGTCCTGGCCGTACACGGCGGTTCGCCGCTGCACGGGCAGATCCGGGTCCGAGGCGCCAAGAACCTGGTCTCCAAGGCCATGGTTGCCGCCCTGCTGGGCGAGTCCCCGAGCCGGCTCTACGACGTCCCGCGCATCCGCGACGTCGAGGTCGTTCGCGGCCTGCTCGGCCTGCACGGCGTCAAGGTGACCGACGGCGCCGACGACGGCGAGCTGGTGATGGACCCCACGAACGTGGAGAGCGCCAGCAGCGACGAGATCAACGTGCACGCCGGCTCCTCGCGGATCCCGATCCTGTTCTGCGGCCCCCTGCTGCACCGGCTCGGGCACGCGTTCATCCCCGACCTCGGCGGCTGCCACATCGGCCCGCGGCCGATCGACTTCCACATCCAGGCCCTGCGGCAGTTCGGCGCGGTCGTCGACAAGACGCCCGAGGGCATGCACCTGACGGCGCCGAACGGGCTGCACGGCACCAAGCTCGAGCTGCCGTACCCCAGCGTCGGCGCGACCGAGCAGGTGCTGCTCACCGCCGTCCGCGCCGAGGGCGTCACCGAGCTGCGCAACGCCGCCATCGAGCCGGAGATCGTCGACCTCATCTGCGTGCTGCAGAAGATGGGCGCGATCATCACCGTGCACACCGACCGGGTGATCGAGATCCTGGGCGTGCCGAGGCTCGGCGGCTACAACCACAAGCCGATCCCCGACCGGATCGAGGCCGCTAGCTGGGCCGCCGCCGCGCTCGCCACCCGCGGCGAGATCGAGGTGCTCGGCGCCCAGCAGGCCGACATGATGACCTTCCTCAACGTCTTCCGCTCGATCGGCGGCCAGTTCGAGGTCACCGACGCCCGCGTGCCCCGGCCCGGCGTGAGCGGCGTGGAGGGCGGCATCAAGTTCTGGCACCCCGGCGGCGAGCTGCAGGCGGTGGCGCTCGAAACCGACGTACACCCCGGCTTCATGACCGACTGGCAGCAGCCGCTGGTGGTCGCGCTGACCCAGGCCCGCGGGCTGTCGATCATGCACGAGACCGTCTACGAGCAGCGGCTGGGCTACACCGAGGCGCTCAACTCGATGGGCGCGACGATCCAGGTCTACCGTGACTGCCTCGGCGGCACCCCCTGCCGCTTCGGCCGGCGCAACTTCATCCACTCCGCCGTGGTCGCGGGCCCCAGCAAGCTGCACGCGGCCGACCTGGTCATCCCGGACCTGCGCGCGGGCTTCAGCCACCTCATCGCGGCGCTCGCCGCCGAGGGCACCTCCCGGGTGTACGGCGTCGACCTGATCAACCGCGGATACGAGGACTTCGAGGCCAAGCTGGCCGCGCTGGGCGCGCACACCGAACGCCTCTGAGCGTCATCTCTCGGTCACGCCGCGTCGCCGATCTCCGGATCGGCGGCGCGGTTTCGGCTTTCCGGCGGCGCTTGGCTACTCTGCTGGGGTGCCCTCGCTGTTTCGCCGAAAGTCCACCGATCTCGTCGCCGACGCCGTCGAGGAGGTGACGCCCGAGCCCGCCACGCCGCGGCCCAAGGGCTACACGCCTTCCAAGAAGGAGCTCGGACTCCAGACGCCCAAGCGGCAGAGTGTCCAGCGGCGGCACGACGCGGTGCAGGCCCCGGCCAACCGCCGCGAGGCGTACAAGCAGATGCGGGAACGCCAGCGCGCCGAGCGCGCCGAGGCGTCGGCCGGCATGCGGGCCGGCGACGAGCGTTATCTGCTCGCCCGCGACCGTGGCCCGGAGCGCGCCCTGGTCCGCGCCATCGTCGACTCCCGCCGCACGGCCGGCACGTGGTTCTTCGTCGGCGCCATCATCGTGTTCATCGGCTCCACCGGCAACATGCCGATGGCGGTCCGGATCGGCTCCAACGTGCTCTGGGCCGTCCTGGCCATCACGGTGATCATCGACAGCATCCTGATCTCCCGCCGGATCAAGAAGCTGGTGACCGAGCGCTTCCCGAACACCACCCAGCGGATGGGCTCGCTCTACCTCTACGGCATCATGCGGGGCCTCACGTTCCGCCGCATGCGCGTCCCCAAGCCCCAGGTCGAGCTCGGCGACAAGGTCTGAGCCCTCCAGGCCGGAGCGGGCCGCCGTTCCGGGAGGGCCGCAGGGCCGCTGTTTCCCGAGGGCCGCAGCGGGGCCGCCATTCGGGGTGGCCGCAGCAGGGCCACCGTTTCCCGAAGGCTGCAGCCGGGTCGCGGTGAGCGCGGCGGCCGGCGCGGCCGGCTAGGCGATGCCGACCTGTCGCAGCAGGGCCGCCGTGAGCGCGGCGGCCAGCACCACCAGGACGAAGGGCGCGCGGCGCCAGGCCAGCAGGGCGCCGACGGCCACCCCGGCCGGGCGCGCCACGCCCGCGAACGCGCCCCCCTCCATCAGGGCCGCGGTGCCGGCCAGGGCCGCCAGCAGGGTCGCGGCGGCCATCGGGAGCAGGCGCTGGAGCCGGTCGGAGAGCTCCAGCCGGTCGCGGAGCAGCACCCCACTCAGCCGCATGACATACGTGCCCACGGCCAGCACGACGATCGACGCGATCAGCACGGCGCCTCCTCCTTGCGAACCGGCCGGGGACTCCGCCCGCGGGGACTCCGCCCGCGGGGACTCCGCTCCCGGGCACTCCGCTCCTGGGCACTCCGCCGGCTTGGACTCGGCCTGCGCGGACTTCGCCGGCGGGGCCTGAAGATTGTGAGGAGGCCCAGGAGGGCGCACAGCACCGGCAGGCCCGCCGGAAGCACCGGGGTGAGTAGCACTGCCACCGCCGCCCCGACGAGGGCCGCGGTGCGCGTAGCCCGGTCGCGCAGGGACGGCAGAATCAGGGCGATGAGGCCGGCCGGGAAGGCCGCGTCGAGCCCCAGCGCGGCCGGGTCGCCGGTGGCGCCGCCGAGCAGGACCCCGAGGGCGGTGCCGGCGTTCCACGACGTGAACAGCGTGACGCCGATCAGCCAGTAGGTGCGCCGCCGCCGGGCCGGATCCTCTTCGCGCAGGGTGAAGGCCACGACCTCGTCGGTCATGAGGTGGCTGCCGACGAACCGGTCCCGCCACCGGCCGCCGATCGTTGTGGCAACCGCCAGACCGAACGGCAGATGGCGGGCGTTGAGCAGCAGGCCCGCGAAGACGGCCGCGACCGGATTGCCCGCCGCGAGGAGACCGACCGCCAGGAACTGGGAACCGCCGGCGAACACGGCGGTCGACATCGCGAAGGGCACCCAGGCCGGCAGCCCGTACGCGATCGCGATGGCCCCGAACGACGCACCCACCGCCACCATCGCCGCCGCCCTGCGCCGCGAACGGGAACGCGCCGGCATCTCGCTCGCCGAGCTCGCACGCCGGGCGGGGCTGGCCAAGTCGACCCTGTCCCAGCTCGAGAACGGCAGCGGCAACCCGAGCATCGAGACGCTCTGGTCGCTGGGCGTCGCGCTCGGCGTGCCGTTCAGCCGGCTCGTCGAACCTCCGGCGCCCACCGTCCGCGTCGTCCGCGCCGGCGACCAGGTCCGCCTCCGGGCTGACCAGGCCGACTTCGCCGCCAGTCTGCTTGCGGCCGGCTCCACCCACGCCCGCCGCGACCTCTACGTCCTGGAGCTGGAGCCCGGCCAACCCCGGGAGGCCGAGGCCCACATTCCCGGCAGCGTCGAACACGTGGTGGTGGCGGCCGGACGGCTCAGCGCCGGCCCGGCGGGCGAGCTCGTCGAGCTCGGAGCCGGCGACTACGTGGCCTTCCCCGGCGACGTCCCGCACCACTACGAGGCCCTCGAACCCGGCACGTGGGCGGTCCTGCTGATGGAGCACCGCTAGACGAGCTTCACGCCCCGGCGCGCCACCAGGCGCCGCCGCTGCCGCTCAAGAGACGCACGCGAGCACCGCCACTCAGGATCGGTAGAGCCAGTACGTTCCCGGAGTCGACGCCGCGACGCCGAGGACGCACGCGAGCACCGCCGCTCAGGATCGGTAGAGCCGCGCCACGACGTCCTCGATGTCGGGCTCGACGAGTGACAGGTCGCGCACCGACGCCAGCGCGGTCAGCTCGCCCACCACCGCACCGGCCGACGAGGACAGCAGATCGAACGACGCCCGGTGCCCGTCCGCCTCCAGCGACACCAACTCCGCCCCCGGCACGGTGAAGCCCGGCGGCAACGGCAGGTCCAGGTCCGCGACCAGGCGGCGGCGCGAGCCGTACCGGGAGTGCAGGGCCTCGATCGTCCCGTCGTGCACCACCCGGCCGTGGTCGATCACCACCAGCCGCCGGCACAACCGCTCGATGTCGGCGAGGTCGTGGGTGGTCAGCACGAGCGTCATCGCGCCTGTGGCACCGAGCTCGGCGAGGAACGAGCGGACCGCCTGCTTACTGACCACGTCCAACCCGATCGTCGGCTCGTCCAGGAACAGCACCGACGGCCCGTGCAGCAGGGCGGCGGTCAGCTCGCCGCGCATCCGCTGGCCCAGCGACAACTGGCGGACGGGGATGTCCAGGAACTCGTCCAGCTCCAGCAGCGCACGGCAGCGGCGCAGCCGGGCGGCATGCGCGTCCGCCGGCACCCGGTAGACGTGGCGCAGCAGCGCGAACGAGTCGCGCAGCGGCAAGTCCCACCAGAGCTGCGAACGCTGCCCGAACACCACGCCGATGCTCAGCGCCAGGCGGGTGCGCTGCGGCACCGGGGTCAGCCCGCACACCGACACCGAGCCCGCCGATGGGGCCAGCACCCCGGTCAGCATCTTCAGCGTCGTCGACTTGCCCGCGCCGTTCGGGCCGATGTAGCCGACCATCTCGCCCTCCGCGATGACCAGGTCGATGCCGTCCACGGCGGTCACCGTCCGCTTCTCGCGGCGCAGGACGCCCTTGCGGACGCGTACGGTGAATTCCTTGCGCAGGTCCCGCATCTCGATCATGAACCCGTACTCCGGTAATGCCTGATCCCGGCGCGCCACACGACGGCGGCGGCGCCCATGGCGACCAGGGCGACCAATGGTGAGACGAAGCCCGCCCAGGCGGGCAGGCCGAGCGGATCGGCGCGGCCCAGCAGGGCCAGCGCCGGCTGGTAGGCCACGAACCCGAAGCCCATCCCGTACGCGAACAGCGCCCGGAACCAGCCGGCGTAGACGGGCGTGGGATAGGCCGAGAAGTCCCGGCCCCCGTAGGTGAAGGCGTTACCGACCTCGCCCGACTCGACCCACCAGAAGGCGAGGCTGGCGCTGACCACGAAGATCGACCCGAAGAACAGCGCCCCGGCGACCGGCGCGGCGACGATCAGCGCCAGCCGGAACGCGGTCCACTCGATGTCGTTGAGGCGCAGCGCGACGGTGAGCACCGCGACGGCGACCACGATGCGCAGGGCCTTGCGCATCGGCAGATCCATGAGCACGAGCTGCGGCAACGCGCCGAGCGGGCGCACCAGCACGGCGTCGAGCGTGCCGGTGCGCACGTAGGTCTTGAGCCGATCGATGTTGCCGACCACGAAGTCGGCCGCGGCGAACCCGCACGACGAGAGACTGACGACCAGCAGCCCCTCGGCCACCGTGAAGCCGGCGATGGTCCCGGCCGTCCGGAAGAACACCAGCACGGCGATGACGTCGAGCAGCCCGCCGACGACATTGGTGCCCAGCTCCACGATGAAGGATGCCCGGTAGGAGGCCAGCGACCGCCACTGCCCGGCGAACAGCGCCGCGTACGCCCGCAGCTCAGCCACGACGCGCCCCCGATCCCGTCCACCCCGGCCCGCCGCCCGGCATTCCCGGCTCAGCCACCCGGCACCTCGCGCACGGCCACCCCGGCCCGCCGGCCCGGCATTCCCGGCTCAGCCACCCTGGACCACCAGTCGCTTCTCGGCGCGTCGCTGGACGAGTGCGGCGAGGGCCAGCAGTGCCGCCGCCCACACCGCCTGCAGGGCGACCAGGCCCACCTGGACCGGCGCCGGGTCGCGCTCGACCAGCACGTCCAGCGGCGTCTGCAGCAGGCCGGGGAACGGGGTGGCGACCCACATCGTCACCGCCAACCAGTCCGGCAGGAACCGCAGCGGGAAGTACAGACCGGCAAGGATGCCGCTCGACAGGGTCCAGAGGATGATCGGGCCGCGCGCATCGTGCAGCCAGTACGCCGTCGCGTTGACCAGGAATCGCAGGGCCAGGCTCGCGACCACGGCGAGCCCGATCGACAACGCGAACAGCGGGACGGTGAACCACCGGCCGGGGACGTACAGATCGAAGAAGAGCGCGCCGACGGCGAGCGGCGGCAGGAAGCGGAAGATCATCGCATGGCCGGCCCGGCCCAGGTCGGAAGCCAGATAACCGCCCACCACGGGTACGGGGCGCAGCAGGTCGGCGGCCACGTCGCCGGAGCGGATCCGGTCGGCGAGCTCGGTCCACCCCCACAGCGACACCACGGTGAGCAGACCCTGCCCCACCCAGACGAAGGTGGTGAGCTGAGTGGTGTCGTATCCACCCGGCCGCCCCCCGGCGGCCCCGGCGGCCACGGCGAGCAGCACGTAACACCGGAGGAACCCGAAGACGATATTCGTGAACGATCCGGCTATGGTCGCCTGCCGGTAGGTCGCGTACCTCCGGAAACCCGACCACGAAAGCGCACCGAACGTAGTGACAGAATCCCGTAACGGACGGCGGGGAGAGATCGCAGGCACCCTGGCGTCGAGCCCGTCCACGCCGTTAATCTCCTCTCACGATCCCGCAGTCCCTCATCACCAGCAGTTCTCACAACCAGCAGTTCTCACCCGCAGTGGAGCCGGGCGACTGTATCCGGTGCGCCGCCCCGCCACCGAGCAATTTTCGACAAGGTGGAACGTCGTCGTGACGCAGCGTAGGCAGACATCCGAGACCCGTACGGGTTCGGAATGAACGGCTGGAGCTCACACGTCGGCGCCGGCGCCTGGGACGACGAACCGGCCTGGGTGTACGAGATCACCTGGGAGTGGCAACCCCTCCCCGGCCAGCGCTACCCGGGCGACCCGGGCCGCCGCCGAGCCGTCCACCACCCGGTCTACGACGCCGCCGCGGCCGCCGAAGCCGCGGCATCGTGGGACGCCGACTTCCGGACCATCGCCCAGGCCTCGGGACCGCCCGTGTCCGAACCGGGCCGGCCCGCACCCGTTCACCCCGGCTCGCCCCCTCGGTCGCCGGGCGGATGGTCCGGCGGGCCGGGTGTCCCGGGCCCGCCGATCTCCCCGGCCGCGAATTACCCGATCTCCCCAGCCGGCGGAAGCCCCGTCTCCCCGGCCGGCGGACGCCCGATCTCCCCGGACGCAGGACGTCCCGTCTCCCCGGCCGCGGGGCGCGCGACGGTGGGCCGGCCGCCCCAGCCCCCGCCGTCATGGACGGCGCCACCCGAGCCGCCGCCGGCAGCGCAGCAGCCGTCCTGGAACCGGCCCATGCCGGTGCCGGAACGCCTGCCCGACACCGAACGCCAGCCCGGCCCGCGCCGGGGTGGACCCGCCGGTTACCCCCAGGTCCCGAACGGCCTGAACGGCCCGCACGGTCCCGGTCAGCATCCTCGGCCTTATCCCGGTGCGCCTCCGCCGGCTCCGGAGCGCACGCACCGGGCGCCCCAGCAGGATGCGCCACGCCCGGGGGCGCCTTACGGCCCCCACGGCCCAGGAGTCCCCTACGGCTCTCAAGGCCCTTACGCCCCCCACGACTCGGCGGCCCCTTACGGCCATCAGGACCCGGCGGCGCCCCACGGCCCCCAGGGCCCGGGAGCACGCCCTCAAGGCCCGGGCGCGCCTTACGGCCCGGATGCGCCCTACGGTGAGCCACGGTTCGCCGGACCCCGCCCGGAGCCGCGGTCCGCGAAGCCCTACGGGGATCCGCGCCCCGCGGCTCCCTATCGCGAGTCCGGATATGCGGGCCCTCACCGGGACCCGGGACCTCCGGCGTCCCGACCCGAGACCGGCCATCCGGCCCCTCCCCCGCCACCGCATTCGCCGCAGCCGGAGCCGCACCGCCCGCCTGCGCGCTATGCAGAGCCCCACAACGCACCGCAGTCCGGCGCCGCCTACCCGGCACGGCCGGAACCACGCGCCTACCCGCAGCCGGACCCTCGCCGTCCCATGCCACCGGCCACGCACCGGCCCGACATGGCGGACACGCGCCGCCCGGACCAGCCGGCCGACATGCACCGCCCGGACCAACCAGCCGACGTTCGCCGTCAGGATCTGTCGGACACGCGCCGCTCGGACTTGTCGGACCTGCGCCCGCCCACAGCGCGACGCGGCATGCACAACGCCGAGCCGCCGACCGATCCCCGCTTCCCGGCACCGCTGCAGGCCCGGCAGGATGCGCAGACTCCTCGCCAGGCCTGGTATCCGCCGGAGACCACCCAGCAACTGTCGGCTCCGCTCTCCGAGCCGCAGGCCGCGCAGACCCCGGCGGCACCCCACCCGTGGGCACCGCCGGCGGCACCGGTCCCCGTCGCGCCCGAGCCCCCCGCGCCCCAGGCCGCCGTGCCCCAGGCCGCCGCGCCGGTCCCTGTCGCGCCCGAGACCGCCGCGCCCCAGGCCGCCGCATCGGTCCCTGTCGCGCCCGAGACCGCCGCGCCCCAGGCCGCCGCATCGGTCCCTGTCGCGCCCGAGACCGCCAGGTCTGAGGCCGCCTGCGTTACGCCTGAGCCGGTCACGCCGGTCTCTGCCGCGCCCGATGTGCCCGCGGTCCCCGCGGAGCCTGTTGCGTCCGGCATTCCGGAAGCCGAGAGCATCGCGGAAGAGGCGGCCGTCGCCGATGCAGAGGAGAATGGCCGTGGTCTCGGGTGGCTGCTCTCCTTGAGCGGTCTGGGCGCCGTCAGTCCTG is a genomic window containing:
- the murA gene encoding UDP-N-acetylglucosamine 1-carboxyvinyltransferase — its product is MTDDVLAVHGGSPLHGQIRVRGAKNLVSKAMVAALLGESPSRLYDVPRIRDVEVVRGLLGLHGVKVTDGADDGELVMDPTNVESASSDEINVHAGSSRIPILFCGPLLHRLGHAFIPDLGGCHIGPRPIDFHIQALRQFGAVVDKTPEGMHLTAPNGLHGTKLELPYPSVGATEQVLLTAVRAEGVTELRNAAIEPEIVDLICVLQKMGAIITVHTDRVIEILGVPRLGGYNHKPIPDRIEAASWAAAALATRGEIEVLGAQQADMMTFLNVFRSIGGQFEVTDARVPRPGVSGVEGGIKFWHPGGELQAVALETDVHPGFMTDWQQPLVVALTQARGLSIMHETVYEQRLGYTEALNSMGATIQVYRDCLGGTPCRFGRRNFIHSAVVAGPSKLHAADLVIPDLRAGFSHLIAALAAEGTSRVYGVDLINRGYEDFEAKLAALGAHTERL
- a CDS encoding DUF3043 domain-containing protein, which produces MPSLFRRKSTDLVADAVEEVTPEPATPRPKGYTPSKKELGLQTPKRQSVQRRHDAVQAPANRREAYKQMRERQRAERAEASAGMRAGDERYLLARDRGPERALVRAIVDSRRTAGTWFFVGAIIVFIGSTGNMPMAVRIGSNVLWAVLAITVIIDSILISRRIKKLVTERFPNTTQRMGSLYLYGIMRGLTFRRMRVPKPQVELGDKV
- a CDS encoding AzlD domain-containing protein, which produces MLIASIVVLAVGTYVMRLSGVLLRDRLELSDRLQRLLPMAAATLLAALAGTAALMEGGAFAGVARPAGVAVGALLAWRRAPFVLVVLAAALTAALLRQVGIA
- a CDS encoding AzlC family ABC transporter permease encodes the protein MVAVGASFGAIAIAYGLPAWVPFAMSTAVFAGGSQFLAVGLLAAGNPVAAVFAGLLLNARHLPFGLAVATTIGGRWRDRFVGSHLMTDEVVAFTLREEDPARRRRTYWLIGVTLFTSWNAGTALGVLLGGATGDPAALGLDAAFPAGLIALILPSLRDRATRTAALVGAAVAVLLTPVLPAGLPVLCALLGLLTIFRPRRRSPRRPSPSRRSAQERSARERSPRGRSPRGRSPRPVRKEEAPC
- a CDS encoding helix-turn-helix domain-containing protein, giving the protein MAPNDAPTATIAAALRRERERAGISLAELARRAGLAKSTLSQLENGSGNPSIETLWSLGVALGVPFSRLVEPPAPTVRVVRAGDQVRLRADQADFAASLLAAGSTHARRDLYVLELEPGQPREAEAHIPGSVEHVVVAAGRLSAGPAGELVELGAGDYVAFPGDVPHHYEALEPGTWAVLLMEHR
- a CDS encoding ABC transporter ATP-binding protein → MIEMRDLRKEFTVRVRKGVLRREKRTVTAVDGIDLVIAEGEMVGYIGPNGAGKSTTLKMLTGVLAPSAGSVSVCGLTPVPQRTRLALSIGVVFGQRSQLWWDLPLRDSFALLRHVYRVPADAHAARLRRCRALLELDEFLDIPVRQLSLGQRMRGELTAALLHGPSVLFLDEPTIGLDVVSKQAVRSFLAELGATGAMTLVLTTHDLADIERLCRRLVVIDHGRVVHDGTIEALHSRYGSRRRLVADLDLPLPPGFTVPGAELVSLEADGHRASFDLLSSSAGAVVGELTALASVRDLSLVEPDIEDVVARLYRS
- a CDS encoding ABC transporter permease, coding for MAELRAYAALFAGQWRSLASYRASFIVELGTNVVGGLLDVIAVLVFFRTAGTIAGFTVAEGLLVVSLSSCGFAAADFVVGNIDRLKTYVRTGTLDAVLVRPLGALPQLVLMDLPMRKALRIVVAVAVLTVALRLNDIEWTAFRLALIVAAPVAGALFFGSIFVVSASLAFWWVESGEVGNAFTYGGRDFSAYPTPVYAGWFRALFAYGMGFGFVAYQPALALLGRADPLGLPAWAGFVSPLVALVAMGAAAVVWRAGIRHYRSTGS